The following is a genomic window from Dermatophilaceae bacterium Soc4.6.
CAACGCGCCCAGGGCGCCCAGGGGGACCGCGACGCGAGCGGCGCCTCGAGCCCGCCGGTCGACAAACCCTGGTGACCCGGGGCGTGCGTCGTCACGGCGGTCAGTCGGGGAATGGGCCAGCCATCGCAGGCGGTTGCTCTCAGCGTGACCTCACTCGACTTCGGATCCCTCGTGCTCGGCGGCAACGTGTTCGGCTGGACGGCTGACCGTGACACCAGCTTCGCCGTGCTCGACGCCTTCCTCGAGAGCGGCGGGGTGGCCATCGACACGGCCGACTCCTACATGCAGCGGGTGCCGGGCAACAGCGGGGGCGAGTCCGAGACGATCATCGGTGAGTGGATGACGTCCCGTGGCAGCCGCGACCGGGTGCAGGTGCACACCAAGGTCTTCGGCAAGCACGACCGTGCGGGGCTGTCTGCCGCCAACATCGCCGCGGCCGTCGACGACTCGCTGCGGCGCCTCCAGACCGACCACATCGACCTCTACTACGCCCACCGCGACGACGAGTCGGTCCCGCAGGAGGACTACGTGAGCGCCTTCGACGCCCTGGTCAGGGCGGGCAAGGTGCGTGAGGTCGGTGCCTCCAACTTCTCCGCGACCCGGCTCTCCTCGGCACTGGACATCGCAGCGGCACAGGGCTCCACGCCGTTCACCGTGGCGCAGAACCTCTGG
Proteins encoded in this region:
- a CDS encoding aldo/keto reductase, producing MTSLDFGSLVLGGNVFGWTADRDTSFAVLDAFLESGGVAIDTADSYMQRVPGNSGGESETIIGEWMTSRGSRDRVQVHTKVFGKHDRAGLSAANIAAAVDDSLRRLQTDHIDLYYAHRDDESVPQEDYVSAFDALVRAGKVREVGASNFSATRLSSALDIAAAQGSTPFTVAQNLWNLVERSIETDLVPTLRERGITQLPYSSLASGFLTGKYRPGQDVTSVRSGSASAYLTRPGATALLRVLDEVAAAHATSVAAVALAWLREQDPVGAPIASARTLTQVQPLVDSAAVHLSADDLAALTRASDDLG